The following is a genomic window from Canis lupus baileyi chromosome 30, mCanLup2.hap1, whole genome shotgun sequence.
GTGCTGCGGAGCCGGGGATGTCCGGGGTCCTCGCAGGTTGGGCTCTTCCCTGCTGTCCGAGCCCCGTGGGGACCTCCCTCCACAAGGGTCTTCCTGGCGGGAAGGCCGCCCACCTGCTGCgctggggggggctcgggggggtCACGTCACCCCTACATCAACCTGCTGCTCGTCCTCATTTTCACCGACCCCTGCAGCCGCCGCGCAGTCGGCTGGGGAGCAGCGAGGCCGTCGCCCCAGGCCTGCACCCGGCCCTCAGGGACACCCCgtcccccaggcccaggcccggccTCGTTCTCTGCGGGACGCAGATCCCGGAGCCCGGGTGGGGTCTCTCCCGGGGCCGCGGCCTCCCACGCTCGCTCGCGGGCACGGTTCGTGGGTCCCCACCCGCCCCTGCACCGGCCCTGCCGCGTGGTCCAGACGGGGTCCCTGTGCGGGCCCGAGGGGGCGGCCCCCGGGGACAAGGTGAATCATCGCCCAGACAAAGGGCGGCCTGAGGAGCGAGGTTCTCAGCCCGGACGGCGACCGCGCGGCCGACCTTCCCCCCGCGGGAACTCCGCGCCTCGGGGTCGGGCCGCCGGGGCCTGGACACCACACTGGGCCCCTTTGTGTTTTCAGGCTGAGCCTCAAGCACGATGAAGTGGGAGGAGGCCGGGGGGGCCGGGAGGGCTGGTGTCGTCGCGTCTCCCGGGGCGCCGAGGGGGCCGGGGACGGGGTGGCCCGGGGCGCGGCTGCGGGTCCCCGACACAGGGCGCGGCCGCCAGTCCACAGAGGCCCGCGGCGTCCGGGTGTGTGGACGTGTGTGCCTGGGTTGCTGGTGTAGACACACTTTCATTTTTGCACACAATTTTTGGTTattccaattttttctttaaaaaaaaagacacaattggttcttttgtgactggcctgTTTCTGCGCTTTGCAGCTTTGCTCTGAGCGGTTCCACGGCTTCTTACCGGCTTGTCCCAAGCTCTTTCTGTAGGAGAGAACCGCTCCTCCGTCCCGTCCGCTGTAAATTTTATCTCCcgtttgctttttgcctttttatctTGTCACTTTTTCACGCAAGCCGTTGAGATACGTAACGTGGGAGACGCCCGTGGCGTGTAGCGTGGCGGCCGAGCCTTGGGCATTGGGAAGACGGGGCCGGAGCGGGGCGTGGGCCCCCCCGTGGGCGCTGGGGGGCGGCTGGAGGCCCAGCGGATGTCGCCCGAGTCGCGTCCTCCCGAGCCCCGTGTCCGGCCCCTGGCGGCCCGACTGGAGGCTTCAGGAATGTTCCGTGTGGGGTTTGGTCCGATTGCAGCTGGCTGAGGGGCCAGGCTTGTGGGACCGGAGACCAGccgccccagccccgggctcTCCAGGCCTTCAGGGCGAGGGTCCTGCCGTGACTCGTGCGACCGGGCTCCGGGAGGCGCAGCACGCGGGGCGGCCCCTCCGGGTGGGCgtccccccccgcgcccccgcccggcgccccaCGGAGCCTCTGCTGTGTCTGCCCAGGAAAGCGGGGCTTTGCAGGTTTCCTCCTCTCGGGTCCAGCGTGGGGCGGGTGTCCCCCGGGGCCGCGCTCCCGCCCGTTACTGGGGCGCCTGCCGGCTGCCGGCCCGCTGCCTCTGAACGTCCCTACCTACTTCCACGGTGGCACCTCACGCGGGCCGGTCACGTACTGCGCCCTAGGGCCACCGTGCGGCAGGGGGGACCGCCTCGGTGTGCGGCCCCGTGGCCACGCTGTGGACCAAAGCAGCGCCCGGTTCCCCGAAGCCGGGGGTCACCGACCAGCCACGGGCGGGCTGGATGCCCGGGACGGCGTGGGGCAGGCCGGAGCGTGTCGTCAGGGCCCAGGTTCCCCACGCCCGGCACCcgcacccgcccccgcccccgtctctAGGACAAGCGCACCCGCCCCTTTTCCTTGCAGTAGGAGGGGGGAGACAGAGGCCACAGAGGCAGCGTCTGTGACACAGTAACGTGCCCCGACGCGACCCCGCCGGGAGGAGCCCGGTGCTCTCGTGCCAACGGTCAGGGCCTGATGCAAGCAGGTGGTCAGAAGCCACTGGTGCAAGGAGCGTGGGGACCGAGGGGGGGGTCAGGGACCGCTGCGGCTGGGCTGTGACCGGGGCCAGGCccccgggcggggagggggcggagggtgGAGGGCGGAGCAGCCGAGCGAGGCAGGGGTGAGTCAGGCCGGGAGTGCGGGGTGCCCCCCCCGTAGGCTCACTCAGCACCCCGAAGCCAGGACACGGCCCTCCCCGGAGAGTCGGGGGCAGCCCACCCCAGGCCGTCGGGGTGACGGTCCCTACGACCCGCGGTGGCAGCCACAGGACACGGCTGCCGCGGCCTTTGTTCGCGAGGCTCAGCGGCGTCTCCGGGTTTCACAACGTCTGCCTCCCGGCCCGTGGGCTGCTGCCAGCAGGGCTGTGGCTTTTGCACAACCGACGTCTTCCCCACTAACGTGTCCTCGGGGAGCGGCGGCCGGCTCCCCTTCTGCTCTGGTCGGTCGGGGCCGGGTCTGCGGGGGGCACGtgtgtcccctgcccccacctgctggCAGCGCCCGCGCCCCCCTCATCGCTGCCACCCCGGGGAGAGCTCGGCCTTCTGGCACCTAACATCAGCCCTGTGCCGTCCCTGCGCCTCCACACCTGGGCACGCGTGTCAGCGGGGCCACCCCGTCCCTCCTTCGGCAGGGCGGGCGATCCCAGCACCTGCGTCCGAGCCCTGTGCCGCCGCCCCCCGACTTGACCCCTGCTCTGTGAGGCCAGCGTGGCCTGTCTcctgcgggcggcgggcggcaTCTGCATGTGCCGTGctcccacacacaggctcacGTGCATACACGTGCTCAGGGCACGCAGGTGCACACACGGGTGCTCACACGTCACCACATGCACGCACACTCCATGCACACAGGTGCGTACCGTTCACATGCACTGATGTGCTCTCTCACACGTGCCCCCACCACATGCACACCTGCCCCATGCACCGAGGGGTGCGGTGGTTCACGTGCACACAGGTGCGCCCACACCTGCCCtcaccacatgcacacacacctgcacgTTTGTCCACACGCACACGTGTTCACACGTGACCCGTCCACAGAGCTCACACACCTCCCACGCAGCCTGGCTGCCCTCCGTGGTGGTCAGGACATCCCAGAATTAGAAGGAAGGACACTAGTTCCTCACGCATACCCAGCCCCGTCCACAGCCGACTCCCCCGCGGGGCACGGACCGCGTCTCTGGTCCTGGAGCCTGAGCCGGTCCCCTCGCTGCGTCTCCTCTACCTGCAGGGGTCACGGGGGGTGAGGACCGCAGCCCTGAGGGTGGCTCTGCAGGGGGCGGGTCCCAGCGACCACAGTGAGGGGGGccggcctcactctgacctggcgCTTGTGGGGACGCTGCAGggtggcagggccctggggggcgGCGAGGGCGGCTGCGTGGCAGGCCCCGTGGGCTCTGGGCTGACACAGGCCGCGGCTGGTGTCCTGGAAACGTCGGGGGCTGATCTCCGGCCCCGGCAGACAGTGCTCTCTCTGCGGGGCCGCTGCCCTCCTGCGTGGGGTCAGGCCCCGCACgccgcccccctgcccctgccccctgggcccTCCTACCGGCCACTGTCCGTTGGCTTCCCTGGAGGGCCGCAGACCTGGACACCACCCGGCCACCCCAAAGAACCTTCCGGAACCCATGACCATCCTGACCCGACTGAGAACTGGTGCAGCTGCCTTCTGGGCCTTGACCGGGGCCTCGGGCCATCCCTGCCTCCGACCTCCTGAAACACCGTGGTTAGGTGGGGACGGCGGTGACGGAGACGGTCCTGCCGTGGCCGCCGTGTTCAGCGCCCTCGGATCAGCCCAGCTTCGGGAAGAGCCCATCTGCGACTCCGCTGGTGACCCGAGCCGCGCCGGCTGCTGTGGCCTCGGCCCCTGTGTGCGTCCGTGCCAAGGGGTCGGTGCCTGTGCCCCGCGGGCTGGAAATGACGCACCGGCATCCAACCGCTTCCCGCCCGTGTCCTCAGCGTGTCCTTCCCCTCGTGCTGGGGCCCCGTGGGGACCGTGGGGCTTCGGGGCCTGGGTCCAGCCCTCCTTGGCCTCCCAGGGGCGGGTGTCGGGGCCTGAAGGAGCACGTGTGCACGTCCGACACACATGGACACGTGTGCACACACGGGGAGATGGGATGTGGCCCCGCAGGCCTCGCTGTCCaatgcagggaggtgggggggcagagggtcAGAGCCGACCCCCTGGAGGGTCTAACCCTCCTGGGAAGGGATCcagggggcttcctggaggaggcagccttGGGAAGcaaggggagccctcctgcaggGCTCATGGGGACACGCGGGGCGTTGTTGGGTTGTCATCACGTGCTCCTCGTTGCTGTGGGGCCGCAGGGTCACGGGGTGCAGGGTCGGCGATGGAGGGAGTCTGGAGGTCGTTgggaggaagaaacagaagaacGTAGGGGGGGCATGCGCAGCCCGCAGGCCGGAGGGACAGGAGGCCCCTGGGGTGTGGGGCGGCCCTGAAGGGCATTCCGGGGTCCGTAGCGCCAGCGCAGCATGCAGGGGCCGGGTCCCGCTCTGTCGGCCCCCGGACACCGCACCCCAGGGCCCGCCTGGCCGCGGCCTATCGCGAGGGCGGTGCAGACGCGCAGGCCGATGCACCAAGTGTGGCTTCGGTTTGGGGGAGAAGCGCCAGAGTGAGTCCCCGCGGAGAAGGACGTCAAGTGAGAACAGGAAGCACCGGAACAGGCCTGGGGGTGCGTCACGGGGGAGCTGCCCACATGGTCGCCCActggcagccccctccgcggcccCGGCCCTCCTTGGTGTGGGGAGACGCGTGTCCTGCCGCTCGCCGCGCCGTCCGGGAGCACGGCCTCCCTCCCCGGCCTCGTGTGGGTGCTCGGGAGCCCCGTCCCAGACCTTCTCACTGCGAGCCGGGTGCCGGCCGGTGTGCACCCCCCATCCCGGAGCCCACGGTGaccccctgtccctctgcctcaggGGATGATCGCGGAGCTGAGGGTGCGCGGGGACCCGCACGTGAGCCCCCTGCACTGCCTggaggaggacgacgacgacAGCGGCGGGGTGAGTGGGGCCGCGGCCGGAGGGTGGAGGCGCAGGGCGGGGGCAGCCGGGAACCCCACGGGGGACTCGAGGGCTCGTGTGGGTGCCACGAGCCGGGGCCGCCCTCATCAACGGCAACGTCAGGAGGAGCCGCCGGGCCTCCAGCCCTCCCCTGGGAGCTCCCGCGGATCCGGGCGGGAGCTCCAACAACCGGGAAGAGCCGGGGCCCCGCGGTCACTCGTGGCCAGAGCGCGcggcgtgtgtgcgtgtgcacatgccTCGGGTCTAAACAAGAAAATCCAGGTCTCGGGTGTGGGGGACGGAGGGCAGGGAGCCGGTGTCCTGGGGGATCCGGAGCTCAGAGTGCCCCCTGCGACCCCGGGTGCACAGTGAGGCGCCAGCCGCGAGCAGGGGGGACATGACCGGTCACggtccccgcggccgccgcccacCCTGTTCAGCGCCGCCGGCCCGTCCACCTGCGCAGCCTCATGTCGTGGAGCCCCCCGTGCTGGGCTTCCGTCCCCTGGCCACACGGCGTCCCGGGAGCAGGGGGACGAGTCGAAAGAGGCGTGTGTGGCCCTGCGGGGACAGGGGGAGCTCACCGgtgccctgctcctcccctgctgcccTCAGGTGTCCGGAGACTTCGGGAGCGGGCTGGAGGACGACCGGGAGCCGTCGGTGAGTGCCGGGggccgccctcctggggtcctgccagTGTGGCCGGTGAGCACACGTGGGACACGCTCCAGCCGGACCCGGGATGCTGGGATCAGGTGGCCCGTCCGGGAGATGCGCCCCCGTAGCTCTGTCCCGAGGGATTTAGTTCGGTTTCTGATCCTAacacccgccccccgcccgggtcCCTGGGTGACCTTGGTGACCCGTTCCCACCCGGCCGGTGGGTCTGTAACTCCCATGGAAGGGAAAGCAGGCAGGGGTCACAGCGAGGAAGGTTCTGGAGGCCGGGCCAGAGCTCGCCCGGCTCCCCCCACCCAACACGGCACGCGGGAGGGAAGAGGCCGCTTTTGCCCCACGTGCAGGGACGGgtggcccccgccccctccctcccggggCGCTGGGACCCCTGGCCCTGCGGTGGCCGGAGCGGTGCTGGGAGGGCGCCCAGTGGGCCCGGGTGCCCGTGACGGCCCTGCCCGCGTCCGGCGGCCTGTGGCAGGATGTGGGCCCTTCCCCCACCGAGCTCCTGTCCCTGCTGCAAACCAGAGCTGGGCACGTGGCCCCACGGGAAGGGCGCCCAGGCTGTGCCAGGGCCGCGGCGTGACGTGCCCGTGACCACGTGGGGCGGTCGCACATTCCACCCTCTGCCCCCGACCTGCGGCCCTCAGGCCAGGCCGGCCCGCTGCTGGGGGCTTCCCTGCTTCCAGGGGACCGGCCTCAGCCCTCCCGGGGCACCCCCCACTCTCCGTGGCCGCGCGGGGCCTCCGCTCCCTCGGGGTCGGCGGCTCGCGGATGTTGGGAGGCCAGCGGGGGCCCGGGGGCCAGCTGGGGGGCCTGGCAGCTGGCAGGTCACAGGAGGACGGCCACCGAGTGCCCTGACCTTGTGGGGTCACCGGAGCTCCTGCCCAGGGTGGGGCAGGTGGTGGCAGGAGCCTTTGGGCGCCCGCGTGCCTGGGGCCCCATCCTGGGGCTGCGTGTGCCCTGGGGCCGGCCTTCCCCCTCGGGGGGTGTAGATCCAGCCCCGCCAGGCAGGTCGCTGTCCCCGGGGAGGAGCTGGGGCGCTTGAGGGTCACCGGGCCGTCCTGGGCCCCGAGCCTCCCTGGCCCGCGGGGAGACCTCCAGGCTTGGGGCGCGCAGGGGACCCCGACCCACGGGCTGTTTAGGAGAAGCCAGCGCGGGAGTGCAAACCGCCCCACGGACAGACTGGCACGGCCGCCTGTGCGGAGTAACGGGCTGCTTCTCCCACCCTCACCTTTTGCCAGAGTCTGCTCCCCAAAGCCGAGCTCCCCGAGGCTCCCCCGGTCACTTCTCCGCCCTTGGCTGGAGGCAGGGACGTGGAAGATTCCAGAATGGAAGAAATCGAGGAAGAAGCCACGGCGTCCCCGTTGGGAGGTAAGGCTGTTGGGTGGGTGGTGTGTGGGGCCGGAAGGGCTCCCGTCCGTCGGGGACACACGCCCAGCCCAGCCCGGGCAGTGGTCAGCGCCCGCCTGGCCCCACGGCCCCAGGGGACTCGGCCCGGAGCCGCTGCTTGGCCTCGCCCGTTCGTGTCACCAGTGGGGATCGGTGGGGCCGTCGCGAGGGTGCAGGGGGCTCGCCAGGAGGCCCCAGGGCTGGCTTTGCAGGACAGCTGGTTGCACAGGTCAGCCTCTGCCCAGGACGTCCGTGAAGCAGGCCCGTCCCAGGTCGGCCTCTGGGCTTGGGGATGTTCCCTGTGGCCCTGGAGGTTCGGGGCAGGCTGCGGGGCAGGGGCTCAGGTGTGGACCTGCTGGGGACCAGGGTGCAGGGGCTCAGGGGGCTCCGGCTTGGACCTGCTGGGGGCCGGAGTGCAGGGGCTCAGGGGGCTCAGGTGTGGACCTGCTgggggccagggtgcaggggctcaggaggctcaggtgtggaccTGCTGGGGGCCGGAGTGCAGGGGCTCAGGGGGCTCAGGTGTGGACCTGCTGGGGGCCGGAGTGCAGGGGCTCAGGGGGCTCAGGTGTGGACCTGCTGGGGGCTGGAGTGCAGGGGCTCAGGGGGCTCAGGTGTGGACCTGCTGGGGGCCTGGGTGCAGGGGCTCAGGGGGCTCCGGCTTGGACCTGCTGGGGGCCGGAGTGCAGGGGCTCAGGGGGCTCAGGTGTGGACCTGCTGGGGGCCGGGGTGCAGGGGCTCAGGGGGTTCAGGTGTGGACCTGCTGGGGGCCGGGGTGCAGGGGCTCAGGGGGCTCGGGCGTGGACCTGCTGGGGGCCGGGGTGCAGGGGCTCAGGGGGCTCAGGTGTGgacctgctgggggctggggtgcaggggctCAGGGGGCTCGGGCATGGACCTGCTGGGGGCCGGGGTGTAGGGGTTCAGGGGGCTCGGGAGTGGACCTGCTGGGGGCCGGGGTGCAGGAGCTCAGGGGGCTCGGGCATGGACCTGCTGGGGGCCGGGGTGTAGGGGTTCAGGGGGCTCGGGAGTGgacctgctgggggctggggtgcaggggctCAGGGGGCTCGGGTGTGgacctgctgggggctggggtgcaggggctCAGGGGGCTCGGGCATGGACCTGCTGGGGGCCGGGGTGTAGGGGTTCAGGGGGCTCGGGAGTGgacctgctgggggctggggtgcaggggctCAGGGGGCTCGGGTGTGgacctgctgggggctggggtgcaggggctCAGGGGGCTCGGGCATGGACCTGCTGGGGGCCGGGGTGCAGGGGCTCAGGGGACTCGGGCGTGGACCtgctggaggctgggggctggggtgcgTGTCAGTCACCGTAGATTACAACCCAACACGTCCTGAGTGTGAGCATCTGGTGTCAGGAAACGTCCTCGCTCCTCGGGGCCGTGTGCCTCCTGGCGGAGGGGTGGTGATAAATGTGGCGAGCTCCGGTGCCCAGTGAGAGGAGGAGTGACGTGGgcgtgggtgtgggtgtgtgtgtgtcggggctACGGCTGGGCTCCGGGCAGCCTGGGGTcggggcaggagcaggggagccTGGCCGTGCTCCGGGGACCGACGgccgcctctgcctccccagctcGGACCCTCCCCGGCTCGGCTACAGTCGCCGCAGAGAGCGCCCAACGCCTTGGGGGCAGCCTGCAGGAGGTGAGCCCCCTCCCCGGACCCCTCCCCAGACCCCTCCCCGGACCCCAGGGCGGTCGGTGCTTCGGTCCACTCACCCGAGCTCCGGGAGCCCGTGGCCGGCGCTGTGTGCCCTGTGCCGGCGCGTCCCCTGCAGGCCCCTGGGATACCAGGCCCAGCCGGGGCCTCGGGAGGGTGCAGCCGCCGGCCCCAGCCTGTGCCCTCGCCTCCTCGTCCCCAGGCTCCTACAGGCCCTGTGGCGCACAACCCTGAAGCATGGCCGGGACCCGGGCCACagggccccccgggccccccaggGCCGCCGGGGAAGGATGGCACCCCTGGAAGGGACGGTGAGCCGGTGAGCACCTTCCGTGGGCTGGGCGGGCACTGGCGGGGGCATGTGCCAGGGCAGCAGGTCCCGGGACGGAGACCCCGGGGCGGCCCTGACCCCGAGGCTGCTTCCTCGCCGCTCCGGGAGGGGAGGGCGGCCAGGGGAGCTGGCAGGGGGCCGCTGCGCTAGGGGGACGCTGTCCCTCCCCGGGTCATCCGTGGGGCTTGGGGCTCGGGTGCGGGTCTCTGTTCAGaccgggcgggcgcggggcgtcGGTCTGTCGCTGACGGTTCTCTTGCACGTTCCAGGGGGATCCCGGTGAGGACGGGAGGCCGGTGAGTTTGCTTCAGAGCCAGGTGTTCCTGTCTCGTGTGTGTGAGACCCTCAGGGCCCTTCCCCGTGACCCCCCGTCAGCGCCACGCAGTGCACAGATTCCTAAATGAACCGTTTTGAAAATGCAACTTAACGTCCGCTGAGAAAATACAAGTGTATTGATAGAAAAACACAGCTGTGCCGAGGTACCGGCagttaggctccttgcaggatggaaggggagagagaaaaggtgcAGCTTCCAGGCTCCTAGAGGAGCAAACACATGAGGGGTGGGTTGGGGGCCGCaggggcgaggggcgaggggcgaggggTGGCGCAGACCCGCCCGCAGTCCCTGCAGAGGAGAGCGTCTGGGTGGAAAGCACCGCGTCCGGGTTGTTAGGAATCCACAGATGCTGATAACGTGCCGCGGGAAGGTTGCCCGCGAAGATGGGGGATCCCGCAGGCGGCGCGCAGTAGGGAGCCTGGGAGGGGCGGCCCCGGTGCCCCCGACACCGCTCGTCCGCGTCTGGGATGCTGCGGAGGACAGGAGGGATATTTCCTACTGAGGCCAGGCCGTCCCTGAGTCCCCGGTGCTGCGGTCGCCTGCGGGGTCCTGGGGGCTGAGGACACCAGCCAGTGCTCAGCCCGGGCGGCCTGGATCCCGCAGGACGTGGGGACGGGGACAGCTCGCTCCGCTCGAACGAGCCAGAGTCTCGAGTGTGCCCGGCGCCCGTGGACACGCAAACACACGCCACCTCCGCCCCACCAGGGGCAGCCGCTCTGTCCACAGTGCCTCCCCTCACGCACCCATGCACATGCAGGTGCAGATGTGTaggtatacacacatacacgcagGTGCACACACTCGGGTGCACACACAGGTACACGTGCAGGTGTGCACACATGCAGGGGCACACACACTCAGGTGCATAAACaggagcacacacaagcaggcgCACACACTCAGGTGCatacacaggtgcacacacattcacacgcaggtgcacacacaggtatatacatatacacaggcAGATGCCCAGGtgcacacacaggtacacacagaagcaggtgcacacacacaggtataCACATACACGCAGGTGCACACACCCGGGTATACACACGCAGGTACACACACAAGCTGATGCACACAACAGGTGCACACAAGAGCTGCATACATGGAGGTGCACACACAGGTCCACGCACACGCAGGTGCACACAGGTACACAAGCAGGTGCACACACGGGTGCACATAAGCAGGTTTAGCACACACATGCAGGTgtacacacacaggtgcacacacccaGGTATACACGCAGGTGCACACACAAGCTGATgtacacacaggtgcacacaagAGCTGCATACATGGAGGTGCACAcatgcaggtgcacacacactcaggtgcatacacaggtgcacacacatgcacacgcaggtgcacacacaagcaggtgCACATacaggtatatacatatacacatgcagatgcgtgcacacacaggtacacacagaAGCAGGTGCACACAGGTATACACGCAGGTGCACACACTCAGGGCGACACACACAGGTATACACATACAGGCAGGTGCGTGCATGCAGGTGCAGCACACACATGCAGGTGCACACACCCAGGtatacacacacaggtgcacaaaCTGATGCATACACAGGTGCACACGAGCTGCATACATggaggtgcacacacacacaggtgcacacaggtACACAAGCAGGTGTACACACACagttatacacatacacatatattcacGTATACATGCATGCAGATTCACACAcgggtgcacacacacatgcacacacaggtgcacacactcAGGCATGCACACCAGCTGGAGAGAGCACTGGTGACCCCGAGGATGTCCACGGGGAGGCCACAGCGCAGCGTTTAGGGCGGGTCCGCATGGCGATCCCCAGGCACGTCCACCTCGGGTCCTGCGTGACGTCCTCCGGGGGCTCGGCGGGTCCCGGCCGCGTGTCTTCGGCGGTGCAGGCGGGGTC
Proteins encoded in this region:
- the LOC140621798 gene encoding uncharacterized protein is translated as MGSSRSWADPRALNTAATAGPSPSPPSPPNHGVSGGRRQGWPEAPVKAQKAAAPVLSRVRMVMGSGRFFGVAGWCPGLRPSREANGQWPVGGPRGQGQGGGVRGLTPRRRAAAPQREHCLPGPEISPRRFQDTSRGLCQPRAHGACHAAALAAPQGPATLQRPHKRQVEETQRGDRLRLQDQRRGPCPAGESAVDGAGPGPDRPEQKGSRPPLPEDTLVGKTSVVQKPQPCWQQPTGREADVVKPGDAAEPREQRPRQPCPVAATAGRRDRHPDGLGWAAPDSPGRAVSWLRGAE